Proteins encoded within one genomic window of Ranitomeya variabilis isolate aRanVar5 chromosome 4, aRanVar5.hap1, whole genome shotgun sequence:
- the LOC143768350 gene encoding uncharacterized protein LOC143768350, which translates to MMERPMDSIYMDMEMEFALAHAYAVACFHQREREKRRWSRRRFWIHPIVEVRESRGAYHSLFGELNDNLEKYYEYTRMSQDSFRYLLRRVEGAISRQDTQLRRAISAEERLLVTLRFLATGETLRSLHFQFRIGVSTLSGIIAETCRALWDNLREEFLPVPTSEIWEANAQKFEQVCSFPNCIGAVDGKYIRITKPAKSGSLFYNYKKYFSTVLMAIAGADCRFLAVDIGAFGRAND; encoded by the exons atgatggagcgtcccatggacagtatctacatggatatggagatggaatttgccttggctcatgcctatgctgtcgcctgttttcatcaaagggaaagggaaaaacggagatggagtcgtcgccgcttttggatacaccctatcgtggaagtccgggagagccgtggagcataccattccttgtttggcgaactgaatgacaacctggagaaatattacgaatataccaggatgtctcaggacagcttccgctatcttctgcgtcgggtggaaggagccattagcaggcaggacacgcagctccggagagctatttccgcagaggaacggctgctggtgactctacg ttttctggctaccggagagaccttgagatcacttcattttcagttccggattggagtctccactctttccggaattattgctgagacatgccgcgctttgtgggataatctccgggaggaatttttacccgtccctacaagcgaaatctgggaggccaacgcacagaaatttgagcaagtgtgttcttttccaaactgtattggcgcggtggatggaaagTACATTCGCattaccaagcctgcgaaaagtggatcccttttctacaactataaaaaatacttttccactgtgctcatggcaattgccggtgcggactgccgttttctcgcagtggacattggtgcgtttggccgtgcaaatgactag